The region GCAGGTGGGACAAGTACGACGCCCGGTGAGCCGGCCCAGCAATTCATTATAACCGACCTGAATATCGACCACAACCGGGGCGGTGTGGCTATCCTTCTGATCCTTAAGGTACTTATCGAGCCACTGCGCCTGCGCCAGGGTGCGCGGAAAGCCGTCCAAGATGTACCCGCGCGCGCAGTCGGGTTGCCGCAGGCGGTCGGCGACCATCTGCTGCACCAGCTCGTCGGGTACCAGGTTGCCGCTCTCCATGATGGCCTTGGCCTTCTTGCCCAGCTCCGTGCCGGAGGCAACGTTGGCCCGCAGGATGTCTCCGGTGGAGATCTGCGGGATGCCGTAGTGCTCGGCGATGCGCTTGGCCTGGGTGCCCTTGCCGGCGCCCGGAGGTCCGAGCAGGACTACCGGTCCGATCGCGCGTTGTGTAGCGGTGCTAGCCATGGTTCCTTCGTTTCTGCCTGCGTTGCCCGAATTTCCCCGAACCTTGCGTCATCGGCTAAAGCCGACTTGAACCTTCTCAACTTGTACGGACACGGCTCAAGCCGCGCCCTGCTACCAGGCGCGACGGCCGCGGATGCGACCGCTGCGCGGGGTGAAACCTTCGTAGTGGCGCATGATGAGCTGCGCCTCGATCTGCTGCACGGTGTCCATCGCGACGCCGACCACGATCAGCAGCGACGTGCCGCCGAAGTAGAAGTTCACGCCCAGGCCGTTGGTGATCCAGGTGGGCAGGTTGGCGAAGAAGTCGCCGCCCAGCCAGCGCGGCAGGTGATGGAGGTGGATGCCGGCGATCATCCATTCGGGGATGAGCGAGATGAGGATGAGGTAGAGCGCGCCGACCAAGGTGATGCGCGTGAGCACCTCGTTGATGAAGTCGGAGGTGCGGCGGCCCGGGCGGATGCCGGGGATGAACCCGCCGTACTTGCGCATGTTGTCGGCGACCTCGGTCGGGTTGAACACGATCGAGACGTAGAAGTAGGCGAAGAAGATGATGCCGCCGACGTAGAGCAGCGTGTAGAGCGGCTCTCCCCAGCGCATGGCTTCGAGCGTGGGCGCGAGCCAGTTCTTCATGAAAGCGTTGGTGGAGTTCTTCACGAAAGGCTCGATCATCAGCGGGAAGCTGAGGATGGAGGACGCGAAGATGACCGGCATGACACCGCCGGTGTTGACGCGCAGCGGCAGGAACGTGCTCTGCCCGCCCATGACCTTGCGGCCGACGACGCGCTTGGCGTACTGCACCGGGATCCGGCGTTCGCTGCGTTCGACGAAGACGATGAAGGCGACCACCGCGATCATGAGCGCGATGAGCGCGACCATGGCGACGGGAGTGAGCGCGCCCCAGGCGTTGGTGCGGACTTTCTCCCAGAGGTCGAAGATGGCGCGGGGCAGGCCGACGACGATGCCGGCGAAGATGAGCAGCGACATGCCGTTGCCGACGCCGCGCTCGGTGATCTGCTCGCCCAGCCACATGATGAAGGCCGAGCCCGCGGTCAGGGTGATCATCGTCATGATGCGGAAGCCCCAGCCGGGGTGAAGCACGATCTGCTCGCCCTGGATGCGCTCCAGCGTGATGGCAATGCCGAACGACTGCATGGCGGAGAGCGCCACCGTGAGGTAGCGGGTCCACTGGGTGATCTTGCGGCGGCCGAGCTCGCCTTCCTTTTGCAGGCGCGCGAGCGGCTCGTACACCACCGTCAAGAGTTGCAGGATGATGGACGAGGTGATGTACGGCATGATGCCGAGGGCGAAGACGGTCAACTTGCGGAAGTTGCCGCCGGAGAACAGGTCGTAGAAGCCGAGCAGCGAGCCCGCCTGCTGCTCGAAGGCCCGCGTGAGCGCCTCGGGATTGATGCCGGGCGTGGGGATGTGCGAGCCCAGGCGATAGACCGCCAGCATCGCGAGCGTGAAGAGCACACGCTTGCGCAGGTCTGGAATGCGGAAGATATTTGCCAGCTTCTCGAGCATTGACGTTTCCGGTTTCCTGTTTCCCGTTACGGCTGCTTCTTTTTCGGCTTGGACTCGGCCTTGGGCTCAGCCTTGGCCTTGGGCTCAGCCTTGGCCTTGGGCTCGGACTTCGTTGGCGCTTCCACCGCGCCGATGACGAGGATCTTGCCGCCGGCCTTGGTGATCTTCTCCTCGGCCGACTTGGAGAACTTGTGCGCGCGGACGGTGAGCGCCTGCTTCAGTTCGCCGTCCCCCAGGACCTTCACGGGCACGCTGCTCTTGCGCACGGCGCCGGCTTCGTAGAGCGAGTCGGGCGTGACTTCCTTCTGGCCGAGCGTGGCCAGGGTCTCCAGGTTCACGATCTGGTACTCCTGGCGGAAGATGTTGTTGAAGCCGCGCTTCGGAACGCGGCGGTGGAGCGGCATCTGGCCGCCTTCGAAGCCGCGCATCATGCGCGAGCCGGAGCGCGAGCGCTGGCCCTTGTGACCGCGAGTCGAGGTCTTGCCCATGCCCGAGCCCATGCCGCGGCCCACGCGCTTCTTGTTCGAGTTCGAGCCCTTCGGTGCTTTGATGGTAGAAAGATTCATAAATCCTGCTGTTGGCTGTTGGCTATGGGCGATCGGCGCCTAGCTTCCAGCAGCCAGCAAATCTCCTTACTGAACGATCTCGACTAAATGCGGTACCTTGTTGACCATGCCGCGGATCGAGGGCGTGTCTTCGCGCTCGATGACCTGGTTCAGCCGCGTGAAGCCCAGGCCTTTGACGACCTTCTTGTGCTTCACCGGCGCCTGGATGAACGAGCGGACCCATTTGATGCGGATGGTGCCCTGCTTGGCGGACTTCTTTTCAGCGGTCATTAGAGCTCCTCGGCCGTCTTGCCGCGCAGCGCCGCGACTTCCTTGCGGTCACGCAGCTTCTTGAGCGCGTCAAAGGTGGCCTTGATGACGTTGTGTGGGTTCGCCGTCCCGATGGACTTGGTGAGCACGTTCTGCACGCCCGCGGAGGTCATGACCGCGCGCACGGCGCCGCCGGCGATGACGCCGGTGCCTTCCGGCGCGGGCTTGAGCAGCACCATGCCCGAGCCGAAGCGCCCGAGCGAGGTGTGCGGGATGGTGGTGTCCTTCAGGTGGACGCGCACGAGGTTCTTCTTGGCGGCTTCGATGCCCTTGCGAATGGCCTGGGGCACTTCCTTCGCCTTGCCGGAGCCGTAGCCGACCACGCCGGCGGAGGGGTCGCCGACGACGACGAGCGCGGCGAACGACAGGTTCTTGCCGCCCTTCACGACCTTGGTGACGCGGTTGATGGCCACGACCTGATCTTTCAGGTTGTACTTTCCGGCGTCGAGTCTCTTCATCACTGTTGGCATTGAGGTCTCTTCTTCCTAGAACTTGAGTCCGGCTTCACGGGCGGCGTCGGCCAAAGCCTTCACGCGCCCGTGGTAGATGTAGCCGCCGCGGTCGAACACCACCTGCTCGACGCCCTTGGCCTTGGCGCGCTCGGCGATGAGCTTGCCGATGGCCTTGGCGCTGGCGACGTTGCCGCCCGTCTTCTTACCCTTGGCTTTCGCGCCCTTGGCCTCGGCCTTCTCGTTGGTGGAGGCGGAGACGATGGTCTTGCCGGCCAGGTCGTCGATGAGCTGGACGTAGATGTGGTTCAGCGAGCGGTAGACGTTGAGCCGCGGCCGCTCGGCCGTGCCCGACAGCTTCTCGCGAATGCGCACGTGCACGCGCTTGCGGATGACGTTCTTTTCGCGTTGCGGAATCATGATTTTCTTCCTGCTTCCACGTTTTTCTCGGTGAGATCCTTCGGCCGCCGCGGCGGCCTCAGGATGACACCGCGCAAATCTCGTTACTTCGCTCCGGTCTTGCCGACCTTCTTCTTCAAGCGCTCGCCGGCGTAGCGGACACCCTTGTTCTTGTACGGGTCGGGCGGACGCAGGCTGCGCATCTCGGCGGCGACCTGCCCGATCTTCTGGCGGTCGATGCCGGTGAGCGTGAGCCTGGTCTGCTTCGGGTCCACCGTGCACTCGATGCCGCTCGGCAGCGGATATTCGATGGGGTGCGAGTAGCCGAGCGAGAACACCACGGTGCCCTTGCCCTTCATCTCGGCGCGGTAGCCGATGCCGACGATCTCGAGTTCGCGGACCCAGCCCTTGGTGACGCCTTCCATGGCGTTGTTGACGAGCGCGCGGGCGAGCCCGTGCAGCGCGGCCTGGTCGTCGGACTCGCGGACCGCGAGCAGGTTGCCGTCCTTCTGCTCCAGCTTGATGCCGGGCGGGAGGGGCTGCTCCATCTTGCCCTTCGGCCCCTGCAAGCGCACGAGGTTGCCGGCGATCTCGACCTTCACGCCTTGCGGCACCGGGATAGGTTTCTTACCGATTCTCGACATTGCTTCCGTTTCCTTTCGAGTCCGTACTCAGGGCCCGCTCTCACGGACCCGACTTCCTCGTTGTTCGGAGACGGCCAGAAGGCCGTCTCTACTGAAGGTCCTTTCCTAGTAGATCTCGCACAGCACTTCACCGCCGACGCCTTCCTTGCGC is a window of Terriglobales bacterium DNA encoding:
- a CDS encoding adenylate kinase, with the protein product MASTATQRAIGPVVLLGPPGAGKGTQAKRIAEHYGIPQISTGDILRANVASGTELGKKAKAIMESGNLVPDELVQQMVADRLRQPDCARGYILDGFPRTLAQAQWLDKYLKDQKDSHTAPVVVDIQVGYNELLGRLTGRRTCPTCGRIYNVHLQPPKVDELCDVDGAKLVTRKDDTEEVIAERLKAYERQTAPLTDYYQSQGRLRALDGAKAIDDVTGQAFAALDKARP
- the secY gene encoding preprotein translocase subunit SecY, which produces MLEKLANIFRIPDLRKRVLFTLAMLAVYRLGSHIPTPGINPEALTRAFEQQAGSLLGFYDLFSGGNFRKLTVFALGIMPYITSSIILQLLTVVYEPLARLQKEGELGRRKITQWTRYLTVALSAMQSFGIAITLERIQGEQIVLHPGWGFRIMTMITLTAGSAFIMWLGEQITERGVGNGMSLLIFAGIVVGLPRAIFDLWEKVRTNAWGALTPVAMVALIALMIAVVAFIVFVERSERRIPVQYAKRVVGRKVMGGQSTFLPLRVNTGGVMPVIFASSILSFPLMIEPFVKNSTNAFMKNWLAPTLEAMRWGEPLYTLLYVGGIIFFAYFYVSIVFNPTEVADNMRKYGGFIPGIRPGRRTSDFINEVLTRITLVGALYLILISLIPEWMIAGIHLHHLPRWLGGDFFANLPTWITNGLGVNFYFGGTSLLIVVGVAMDTVQQIEAQLIMRHYEGFTPRSGRIRGRRAW
- the rplO gene encoding 50S ribosomal protein L15, whose amino-acid sequence is MNLSTIKAPKGSNSNKKRVGRGMGSGMGKTSTRGHKGQRSRSGSRMMRGFEGGQMPLHRRVPKRGFNNIFRQEYQIVNLETLATLGQKEVTPDSLYEAGAVRKSSVPVKVLGDGELKQALTVRAHKFSKSAEEKITKAGGKILVIGAVEAPTKSEPKAKAEPKAKAEPKAESKPKKKQP
- the rpmD gene encoding 50S ribosomal protein L30, which codes for MTAEKKSAKQGTIRIKWVRSFIQAPVKHKKVVKGLGFTRLNQVIEREDTPSIRGMVNKVPHLVEIVQ
- the rpsE gene encoding 30S ribosomal protein S5; the encoded protein is MPTVMKRLDAGKYNLKDQVVAINRVTKVVKGGKNLSFAALVVVGDPSAGVVGYGSGKAKEVPQAIRKGIEAAKKNLVRVHLKDTTIPHTSLGRFGSGMVLLKPAPEGTGVIAGGAVRAVMTSAGVQNVLTKSIGTANPHNVIKATFDALKKLRDRKEVAALRGKTAEEL
- the rplR gene encoding 50S ribosomal protein L18; the encoded protein is MIPQREKNVIRKRVHVRIREKLSGTAERPRLNVYRSLNHIYVQLIDDLAGKTIVSASTNEKAEAKGAKAKGKKTGGNVASAKAIGKLIAERAKAKGVEQVVFDRGGYIYHGRVKALADAAREAGLKF
- the rplF gene encoding 50S ribosomal protein L6, which codes for MSRIGKKPIPVPQGVKVEIAGNLVRLQGPKGKMEQPLPPGIKLEQKDGNLLAVRESDDQAALHGLARALVNNAMEGVTKGWVRELEIVGIGYRAEMKGKGTVVFSLGYSHPIEYPLPSGIECTVDPKQTRLTLTGIDRQKIGQVAAEMRSLRPPDPYKNKGVRYAGERLKKKVGKTGAK